The following are encoded in a window of Candidatus Binatia bacterium genomic DNA:
- a CDS encoding sigma-70 family RNA polymerase sigma factor: protein MATDEDLIGQVAGGDELALQELLRRYERPLSHFIYRHTAGREVEDLYQETWLRVVGAAERFDPGRRFSTWLFQIAVNLCRDWHRRGGADAVPTPDAAEAAVDLGRAEAGMDAARLLAVLPQLQREVLILRYFHDLSEEELALILDCPKGTVKSRLHNALARLAAHVRTEEER from the coding sequence ATGGCGACAGATGAAGACCTCATCGGCCAGGTGGCAGGGGGTGACGAGCTGGCTCTCCAGGAGCTGCTGCGGCGCTACGAACGCCCGCTGTCACATTTCATCTACCGGCACACCGCGGGACGCGAGGTTGAAGATCTGTACCAAGAGACCTGGCTGCGCGTGGTCGGCGCGGCAGAACGCTTCGATCCGGGGCGGCGATTCTCGACCTGGCTGTTCCAGATCGCCGTCAATCTGTGCCGTGACTGGCACCGGCGTGGGGGGGCCGATGCGGTCCCGACGCCAGATGCCGCGGAAGCCGCCGTCGACCTGGGTCGTGCCGAAGCCGGCATGGACGCTGCCCGGCTGCTGGCCGTGCTCCCCCAGCTGCAACGTGAGGTGCTGATCTTGCGCTACTTTCACGACCTCAGCGAAGAGGAGTTGGCGCTTATTCTGGATTGCCCGAAAGGCACCGTGAAGAGCCGCTTGCACAACGCCCTGGCCCGCTTGGCTGCGCACGTCCGAACGGAGGAGGAGCGGTGA
- a CDS encoding glycosyltransferase family 39 protein: MFRARPERPVAVRIATWTVFGAVVATAGTRLCLAWTSVAILVEKSLPDDAFYYFQIARHLAQGDGVTFDGLTATNGFHPLWLVLITPFFYLFPGNPELPIHLALALSTLLSLATLLFVYAITAQLTGDRFAAALAVALYAFNPWVVVESLNGLETAVANLCFAAMAWYYLACDNVWDNRRALTLGLLAGLTALARTDNVLLFVVLLLALRAGRTPRAWVRLVLIAGVTASVVVMPWVLWSALRAGSPIQSSGLAVPFVIRGNIVPALGTDSLARWVVGQTLEGIRLALSYSGTPWPPLPFVLAVVALAVSDYKKDFALRRQLGQLNFMAAVLLALVLFHSSYRLYPRGWYFVPVAFLSALYLGVLLASLHRAAPRRSTTIASAVVVLVIAGINVVGFGTRWRTGLYPWQSEMLTAARWLGEHTDPSAKIGAFNAGIMAYWNPERTVINLDGVVNTDAFTAIRHRRLWAYIDQAQLTYVLDYQPYWRASPATFSNAYGPYLGVSLPEHVSVVATIPGTFVSSDIVIMKTKASRLIPEPALGIK; this comes from the coding sequence ATGTTCCGCGCGCGCCCTGAGCGGCCCGTAGCCGTACGGATCGCTACGTGGACAGTCTTCGGGGCCGTGGTAGCGACGGCCGGAACCCGCCTGTGCCTGGCGTGGACCAGCGTCGCCATCCTGGTGGAGAAATCCCTGCCCGACGATGCCTTTTACTACTTCCAGATCGCCCGGCATCTGGCCCAGGGGGACGGCGTCACCTTCGATGGGCTAACGGCGACCAACGGTTTTCATCCGCTGTGGCTGGTGCTGATTACGCCGTTCTTTTATCTGTTTCCCGGCAATCCCGAGTTGCCGATCCATCTGGCGCTGGCGTTGTCGACGTTGCTGAGTCTCGCCACCCTGCTGTTCGTGTACGCCATTACGGCACAACTGACGGGCGACCGGTTCGCCGCCGCTTTGGCCGTCGCCCTCTATGCGTTCAACCCCTGGGTCGTCGTCGAGTCTCTCAACGGCCTTGAAACGGCGGTGGCCAATCTCTGTTTCGCCGCCATGGCGTGGTACTACCTCGCCTGCGACAACGTCTGGGACAACAGGCGGGCGCTCACCCTGGGATTACTCGCCGGGCTGACGGCACTGGCGCGCACCGACAACGTGTTGCTGTTCGTGGTCCTCCTACTCGCCCTGCGCGCCGGCCGGACTCCTCGGGCGTGGGTACGGCTCGTGCTGATCGCCGGCGTCACGGCGTCAGTCGTCGTCATGCCGTGGGTGCTGTGGTCTGCGTTGCGGGCAGGCTCGCCCATCCAGAGCAGCGGCCTGGCTGTGCCGTTCGTAATCCGCGGAAACATCGTTCCGGCCCTTGGTACCGACTCGCTTGCCCGATGGGTAGTGGGACAAACCCTCGAAGGGATCCGGCTGGCGTTGTCGTACTCCGGCACGCCGTGGCCGCCGTTGCCTTTTGTCCTGGCCGTCGTTGCACTTGCTGTTTCGGACTACAAGAAGGATTTCGCGCTGCGGAGGCAGCTCGGCCAACTGAACTTCATGGCAGCGGTGCTGCTTGCGCTCGTGCTGTTTCACTCCTCGTACCGGCTGTATCCTCGTGGGTGGTACTTCGTGCCGGTCGCATTCCTCTCCGCGCTCTACCTCGGCGTGCTACTCGCCAGCCTCCACAGGGCGGCACCGCGTCGCAGCACTACGATCGCGAGTGCCGTCGTCGTGCTCGTCATCGCCGGCATCAACGTCGTCGGCTTTGGCACCCGCTGGAGGACCGGCCTCTATCCCTGGCAAAGCGAGATGTTGACGGCGGCGCGCTGGCTGGGCGAGCACACCGATCCGTCCGCCAAGATCGGCGCGTTCAACGCCGGCATCATGGCCTACTGGAATCCCGAACGAACGGTGATCAACTTGGATGGGGTCGTCAACACCGATGCCTTTACCGCCATCCGGCACCGGCGCCTGTGGGCCTATATCGACCAGGCACAGCTCACCTACGTGCTCGATTACCAACCGTATTGGCGGGCGTCCCCGGCCACGTTTTCGAATGCGTACGGACCCTACCTGGGCGTTTCGCTTCCCGAGCATGTGAGCGTGGTGGCCACAATCCCGGGCACATTCGTTTCTTCGGATATCGTAATCATGAAGACCAAAGCGTCGCGGCTTATCCCAGAACCGGCGCTCGGGATCAAATAG
- a CDS encoding PspC domain-containing protein, translated as MAETKPCPYCGEEIRAEAIRCRYCRSRLTSFDPSRWHRSHPEARLAGVCAALAHVLAVPVALVRLVFVVLTFIHLLGPLLYAGLWVVIPRSPGEDSLLERWLQEALALTRKFSGREDKPPPPVDPSAH; from the coding sequence ATGGCGGAGACGAAACCATGCCCCTATTGCGGGGAGGAGATTCGGGCCGAGGCGATTCGCTGCCGGTACTGTCGGAGTCGGCTCACCTCGTTTGATCCATCTCGCTGGCACCGGAGCCATCCGGAGGCACGGCTGGCGGGGGTGTGTGCCGCACTGGCGCACGTGCTGGCGGTGCCTGTCGCCTTGGTGCGCCTGGTATTCGTCGTGCTCACCTTCATTCATCTGCTTGGTCCGTTGCTGTATGCCGGTCTGTGGGTAGTCATCCCGCGAAGTCCAGGGGAAGATTCGCTGCTGGAGAGATGGCTGCAGGAGGCGCTGGCGCTTACCCGCAAGTTCAGCGGGCGCGAGGATAAACCGCCGCCGCCGGTTGATCCCTCGGCCCATTGA